The Bradyrhizobium sp. WBAH42 genome includes a window with the following:
- a CDS encoding phosphatase PAP2 family protein, which yields MAGNAGNAGNAGNAGNAGNVANAGSGGGGWIFPDRVDLPFITETGVSTNRTTVTEFPDRSWTPDWYAWRLLAEFAIHGGWSSITVAAPNANTAAEIDTLVTMAKDERADALGEIFAQNEEFLSYFMALLNVTPNSHPNTCRVIATASLIALQVAMHWKGYHKRPRPSQICPALLPPIQVPGHASYPSGHATQAHLIARCLKLVLPASVQPMADDLTVLAGRIARNRQIAGLHYQSDTDAGVGLAGDIYTILINKTSVPSFDALITAAQGEWP from the coding sequence ATGGCAGGCAACGCCGGGAATGCGGGAAACGCAGGTAACGCTGGGAATGCGGGAAACGTCGCCAATGCAGGCTCGGGCGGCGGCGGTTGGATCTTTCCGGATCGCGTGGACCTGCCGTTCATTACGGAAACGGGCGTCAGCACCAACCGCACCACCGTCACCGAGTTTCCGGACCGGAGCTGGACCCCGGACTGGTACGCCTGGCGCCTGCTGGCCGAATTCGCCATTCACGGCGGATGGAGCTCGATCACGGTCGCCGCACCCAATGCAAACACAGCAGCCGAGATCGACACGCTCGTAACAATGGCCAAAGACGAGCGGGCGGATGCGCTCGGCGAGATTTTTGCGCAGAACGAGGAGTTTCTGAGCTACTTCATGGCGCTTCTCAACGTCACGCCGAACTCGCATCCAAACACCTGTCGCGTGATAGCGACCGCAAGCCTGATCGCGCTCCAGGTCGCGATGCATTGGAAAGGCTACCACAAACGGCCACGGCCATCGCAAATCTGCCCTGCGCTGTTGCCGCCGATTCAGGTTCCCGGCCACGCGTCCTATCCCAGCGGGCACGCGACTCAAGCGCATTTGATCGCGCGCTGCCTGAAGTTGGTCCTACCAGCGTCGGTGCAGCCGATGGCGGATGATCTCACCGTGCTCGCCGGTCGGATTGCGCGAAACCGCCAGATCGCCGGTCTCCACTACCAGAGTGACACGGACGCCGGCGTGGGATTGGCCGGCGACATCTACACGATCTTGATCAACAAGACCTCCGTGCCGAGTTTTGATGCCTTGATCACGGCCGCGCAGGGAGAGTGGCCATGA
- a CDS encoding G1 family glutamic endopeptidase produces MILRASDVQQHTLPSRDDLNAGLRRQILLPPPPPPKDFDALNADARELEFFRLPPRPPLVAGRRAETLWARLLSKPIEVLPMIYPGSATDFRVNRGRLGSGHPGRHETSFNWSGACIAAMEGTQFTQVWGAWEVPTPSAHSFPPGDYRCSTWIGIDGHRRFDTSLPQIGTTQKIVVANDGSVGTPTAEAWVQWWFRGDRDTGPWTLPNFPVEPGDHVRCVLTVMAQDHVRFFIKNESKNGKSLSVDLLAPTIPLPGPIGIPIEFPARGRTAEWVTERPTVLHATDLYRLPKYSVTKFVDCFALAGTGGIGFQPQDLENARLIKMIEIRDNPHRTAPLSKPEKLDQQTVQTRFVG; encoded by the coding sequence ATGATCCTGCGCGCGAGTGATGTCCAGCAACACACGCTTCCGTCGCGGGACGATTTGAACGCGGGTCTGCGTCGGCAGATATTGCTGCCACCGCCGCCACCGCCCAAGGACTTCGACGCGCTGAATGCCGATGCGCGGGAGCTCGAATTCTTCCGGCTTCCGCCCAGGCCGCCCCTGGTCGCGGGACGCCGGGCCGAGACGTTGTGGGCCAGGCTTCTTTCCAAGCCTATCGAAGTTCTGCCCATGATCTACCCGGGCTCCGCGACCGACTTTCGTGTCAACCGCGGCCGTTTGGGCTCAGGCCATCCCGGCCGACACGAAACCAGCTTCAATTGGTCGGGCGCATGTATTGCGGCGATGGAGGGCACCCAGTTCACACAGGTGTGGGGGGCCTGGGAGGTCCCTACGCCCAGTGCTCACTCGTTTCCGCCGGGCGATTATCGCTGCTCGACCTGGATCGGGATCGATGGCCATCGGCGATTCGATACTTCGCTGCCGCAGATCGGGACGACGCAAAAGATCGTGGTCGCCAACGACGGCAGCGTCGGGACGCCGACCGCGGAAGCATGGGTTCAATGGTGGTTTCGCGGTGACCGCGATACGGGTCCGTGGACACTTCCCAACTTTCCGGTGGAACCGGGGGACCACGTCAGATGTGTTCTGACCGTCATGGCGCAGGACCACGTCCGTTTTTTCATCAAGAATGAATCGAAAAACGGAAAGTCGCTTTCGGTCGATCTCCTTGCGCCGACGATTCCACTTCCCGGCCCGATCGGAATTCCGATCGAATTTCCGGCGCGGGGCCGTACGGCGGAGTGGGTCACGGAGCGCCCCACCGTCTTGCATGCGACGGACCTCTATCGCTTGCCCAAGTATAGCGTGACGAAGTTCGTGGATTGCTTCGCGCTCGCGGGCACCGGCGGGATCGGCTTTCAGCCTCAAGATCTGGAGAATGCCAGGCTGATCAAGATGATCGAGATCCGCGACAATCCGCATCGGACCGCGCCATTGTCAAAACCGGAAAAACTGGACCAGCAAACCGTACAAACCAGGTTCGTGGGCTGA
- the lpxB gene encoding lipid-A-disaccharide synthase has product MSRDPKRKIFLIATEESGDRLGSALMKVLRQRLGDGVQFVGVGGRTMAREGLESLFPIEELSIVGFAAVVQQLPKILRLIRETADAVTAAAPDVLVIIDSPDFTHRVARRVRSRSPAIPIVDYVSPQLWAWRPGRARTMLGYVDHVLGLLPFEPEEYRKLGGPPCSYVGHPLIEQLSSLRPSAEEQKRRDGKPPVLLVLPGSRRSEVRHHLDVFGATLGRLRGEGCAFELMLPTMPHLEATIREGVANWPVKPQIVIGENERRAAFRIAHAALAKSGTVTLELALSGIPMVTAYRVGAIEAFILRRAIRVSSVILANLVIGKDVIPEYLQEACTPEQLAPTLSALLTDSPLRRQQVEAFARLDQIMSTGNKSPSVLAADIVLATMRQGRRTR; this is encoded by the coding sequence ATGTCGCGTGATCCCAAGCGCAAAATCTTCCTGATCGCGACGGAGGAATCCGGCGACCGGCTCGGCAGCGCCTTGATGAAGGTGCTGCGCCAGCGCCTCGGCGACGGCGTGCAGTTCGTCGGGGTCGGCGGCCGCACCATGGCGCGCGAGGGCCTGGAATCGCTGTTTCCCATCGAGGAGCTGTCGATCGTCGGGTTTGCCGCGGTGGTGCAGCAATTGCCGAAGATCCTGCGGCTGATCCGCGAGACGGCCGATGCCGTGACCGCGGCCGCGCCCGACGTGCTCGTCATCATCGACAGCCCGGACTTTACGCATCGCGTCGCCCGCCGGGTGCGCTCGCGCAGTCCGGCGATCCCGATCGTCGATTACGTCTCGCCGCAGCTCTGGGCATGGCGGCCGGGGCGGGCGCGGACCATGCTCGGCTATGTCGACCATGTGCTCGGCCTGCTGCCGTTCGAGCCGGAGGAATACCGCAAGCTCGGCGGGCCGCCCTGCAGCTATGTCGGCCATCCCCTGATCGAGCAATTGAGCTCGCTGCGTCCGAGCGCGGAGGAGCAGAAGCGTCGCGACGGTAAGCCGCCGGTGCTGCTGGTGCTGCCCGGCAGCCGCCGCAGCGAGGTCAGGCATCATCTCGACGTGTTCGGCGCAACGCTCGGCCGCTTACGGGGTGAGGGCTGCGCGTTCGAATTGATGCTGCCGACCATGCCGCATCTCGAAGCCACCATCCGCGAGGGCGTCGCGAACTGGCCGGTCAAGCCGCAAATCGTAATCGGCGAGAACGAGAGGCGAGCTGCCTTCCGCATCGCCCACGCCGCGCTGGCGAAGTCCGGCACGGTGACGCTCGAGCTCGCGCTGTCAGGCATTCCGATGGTGACGGCCTATCGCGTCGGTGCCATCGAGGCCTTCATCCTGCGCCGCGCTATCCGCGTCTCCTCGGTGATCCTCGCCAATCTCGTGATCGGCAAGGATGTCATTCCGGAATATTTGCAGGAGGCGTGCACGCCGGAGCAGCTGGCGCCCACGCTCTCCGCGCTGCTGACGGATTCGCCGCTCCGCCGCCAGCAGGTCGAGGCCTTCGCCAGGCTCGATCAGATCATGTCGACCGGCAACAAATCGCCGAGCGTGCTCGCCGCCGACATCGTGCTCGCGACGATGCGCCAGGGCCGGCGAACGCGCTAA
- a CDS encoding LpxI family protein has translation MAAGTTSAALQVSSPVGIVAGGGAMPFAVAESLAAHGITPVLFPLRGACDPQRVEKFRHRWISVGQLGRAMRLFREEGCRDLIFIGTLVRPSLSEIRFDIKTLRLLGNVIRAFRGGDDHLLSGVGRILEQDGFRMVGIKDVAPDLLMPEGCIGRAWPSEASKTDIARGRAVLTALGPFDIGQAAVVIDGHVVAVEDIEGTDALLARVARLREEGRIRAATGRGVLVKAPKSGQDLRFDLPTIGPRTIEGVAAAGLAGIAVIAGNTIAAEPQAMIALADAKYLFVIGLPA, from the coding sequence ATGGCCGCGGGCACGACATCGGCGGCTTTGCAGGTTTCGTCACCGGTCGGCATCGTCGCCGGCGGCGGCGCCATGCCGTTCGCGGTCGCCGAGTCGCTCGCCGCGCACGGCATCACGCCGGTGCTGTTTCCGCTGCGCGGGGCCTGCGATCCCCAGCGCGTGGAGAAGTTCCGCCATCGCTGGATCTCGGTCGGCCAGCTCGGCCGCGCGATGCGGCTGTTCCGCGAGGAAGGCTGCCGCGACCTGATCTTCATCGGCACATTGGTGCGGCCGTCGCTGTCCGAGATCCGGTTCGACATCAAGACGCTGCGCCTGCTCGGCAACGTCATCCGCGCTTTCCGCGGCGGCGACGATCATCTGCTGTCGGGTGTCGGGCGCATCCTCGAGCAGGACGGCTTCCGCATGGTCGGCATCAAGGACGTCGCGCCGGATCTCTTGATGCCCGAGGGCTGCATCGGCCGCGCCTGGCCGAGCGAGGCCAGCAAGACCGACATCGCGCGCGGTCGGGCGGTGCTGACCGCGCTCGGTCCGTTCGACATCGGCCAGGCTGCGGTCGTGATCGACGGGCATGTGGTGGCGGTCGAGGACATCGAGGGCACCGACGCGCTGCTCGCACGCGTCGCGCGGCTGCGCGAGGAGGGCCGCATCCGCGCCGCCACCGGACGCGGCGTGCTGGTGAAGGCGCCGAAGAGCGGCCAGGATCTGCGCTTCGACCTGCCGACGATCGGTCCGCGCACCATCGAGGGCGTCGCGGCCGCCGGCCTTGCCGGCATCGCGGTCATCGCGGGCAACACCATCGCCGCCGAGCCGCAGGCAATGATCGCGCTTGCCGATGCCAAATATCTCTTCGTCATCGGCTTGCCCGCGTGA
- the lpxA gene encoding acyl-ACP--UDP-N-acetylglucosamine O-acyltransferase, producing the protein MSKIDPTARIADGAVIGAGTEIGPYCIIGPNVVIGANCKLVGHVHVTAQTTIGDGCTIYPFASLGTPPQSLSYRGELTQLRIGSGCTIRESVTMNAGTVAGGGVTSVGDRGYFMNCSHVGHDCHVGNDVIFATSATLGGHCEIGDFVFIGGLSAVHQFTRIGAQVMVGGVCGVRDDIIPFGLVNGQYAALEGLNLIGMKRRKFTKQRLATVRAFYQKLFHGPGTFAERLEAARPLAGEDPAIAEILDFIGKGKRPLCLPAIAK; encoded by the coding sequence ATGAGCAAGATTGATCCCACCGCACGGATCGCGGACGGCGCCGTGATCGGCGCGGGCACCGAGATCGGACCTTATTGCATCATCGGCCCGAACGTCGTCATCGGCGCGAACTGCAAGCTGGTCGGGCATGTGCACGTCACGGCGCAGACCACGATCGGCGATGGCTGCACCATCTATCCGTTCGCTTCGCTGGGCACGCCGCCGCAGTCGCTCAGCTATCGTGGCGAGCTGACGCAGCTCAGGATCGGCTCCGGCTGCACCATCCGCGAATCCGTGACCATGAACGCGGGGACCGTTGCCGGCGGGGGCGTCACCTCGGTTGGCGACCGCGGCTATTTCATGAACTGCAGCCACGTCGGCCACGACTGCCATGTCGGCAACGACGTGATCTTCGCGACCTCGGCAACGCTTGGCGGTCATTGCGAGATCGGCGACTTCGTGTTTATCGGCGGGCTGTCCGCCGTGCATCAGTTCACCCGCATCGGGGCGCAGGTCATGGTCGGCGGTGTGTGCGGCGTGCGCGACGACATCATTCCGTTCGGTCTGGTCAACGGCCAATATGCCGCTCTCGAAGGCCTCAATCTGATCGGCATGAAGCGTCGCAAGTTCACCAAGCAGCGGCTCGCCACCGTGCGCGCGTTCTACCAGAAGCTCTTCCATGGCCCCGGCACCTTCGCCGAGCGGCTGGAGGCGGCGCGGCCGCTCGCGGGCGAGGACCCCGCGATCGCCGAAATCCTCGACTTCATCGGCAAGGGCAAGCGCCCGCTCTGTCTTCCCGCTATCGCGAAGTGA
- a CDS encoding KTSC domain-containing protein, which produces MVRTLIFLLAQLASTPIVSEAVETGEHRLVDLQTFECRDITRSTVLQRVCYDRAQQDLIVASNGAYHRYCGVTADTVERLLGAPSMGQFFNRNIRREMAGSRYDCT; this is translated from the coding sequence GTGGTCAGGACCCTGATCTTTCTGTTGGCACAGCTCGCGAGCACACCGATCGTGTCGGAGGCGGTCGAGACCGGCGAACACCGCCTGGTCGATCTCCAGACTTTCGAGTGCCGGGACATCACCCGCAGCACGGTGCTTCAGCGGGTCTGTTACGATCGTGCGCAGCAGGACCTGATCGTCGCGAGCAACGGCGCCTATCACCGCTATTGCGGCGTGACGGCCGACACGGTGGAGCGCCTCCTCGGCGCGCCGTCCATGGGCCAGTTCTTCAACCGGAATATCAGGCGCGAGATGGCCGGCAGCCGCTACGATTGCACCTGA
- the fabZ gene encoding 3-hydroxyacyl-ACP dehydratase FabZ translates to MTAESPVKFELVDINAILQTLPHRFPMLLIDRVINIRADYSGIGIKNVTFNEPAFQGHFPERPVYPGVMMIEAMAQTAGVIGIKSVEGTEKPRAVYFLTIDKCKFRKPVLPGDTIEYHMRSLGRRKAMWWFHGDAKVNGQVVAEADVGAMLTD, encoded by the coding sequence ATGACGGCGGAATCACCTGTTAAGTTCGAGCTGGTGGACATCAATGCGATCCTCCAGACGCTGCCGCACCGCTTTCCGATGCTGCTGATCGACCGCGTGATCAACATCCGCGCCGATTACAGCGGCATCGGCATCAAGAACGTCACCTTCAACGAGCCGGCGTTCCAGGGGCATTTCCCCGAGCGTCCGGTCTATCCCGGCGTCATGATGATCGAGGCGATGGCGCAGACCGCAGGCGTGATCGGCATCAAGTCGGTCGAGGGCACCGAGAAGCCGCGGGCGGTCTATTTCCTCACCATCGACAAGTGCAAGTTTCGCAAGCCCGTGCTGCCGGGCGACACGATCGAGTATCACATGCGCTCGCTCGGCCGCCGCAAGGCCATGTGGTGGTTTCACGGCGACGCCAAGGTCAACGGGCAGGTCGTCGCCGAAGCCGACGTCGGCGCCATGCTGACCGATTGA
- the lpxD gene encoding UDP-3-O-(3-hydroxymyristoyl)glucosamine N-acyltransferase, translating into MAQPTFFTKPPAAALADIATLTKAQLVDPARGGHVITGLASLDEAGPMHLAFFDNLKYLEELKATRAGACLVSPRFEAQVPAHVAVLRVAQPFRAFVRIAREWHADALRPQSWFGIEGIAPSAIIDPSARLEDDVIVEPLAVIGPDVEIGSGTVIGAGAVIGPGVKIGRDCNVGARTAIQCALIGNDVLIHPGCSIGQDGYGFIFFGPEGHLKVPQTGRVLIQNNVEVGAGTTIDRGSLRDTVIGEGTKIDNQVQIGHNVTIGRNCLLAAQIGLAGSLTIGDNVALGAKVGINNHLKIGDGAQVTAMSGVKDDIPPNGRWGGLFAKPTKQWFKEIIAVERLVRDSKADPKDEGRE; encoded by the coding sequence ATGGCGCAGCCGACCTTCTTCACAAAGCCGCCTGCCGCAGCGTTGGCCGACATCGCCACGCTGACCAAGGCGCAGCTGGTCGACCCGGCGAGGGGCGGCCACGTCATCACGGGCCTTGCTTCGCTCGATGAAGCGGGCCCGATGCATTTGGCCTTTTTCGACAACCTCAAATATCTCGAGGAACTCAAAGCGACCCGCGCCGGGGCATGCCTGGTGAGCCCACGCTTCGAGGCCCAGGTGCCTGCCCACGTGGCCGTGCTGCGGGTGGCGCAGCCGTTCCGCGCCTTCGTCCGGATCGCGCGGGAATGGCACGCCGATGCGCTGCGGCCGCAATCCTGGTTCGGCATCGAGGGTATTGCACCGTCCGCCATCATCGATCCCTCGGCCCGGCTCGAGGACGACGTCATCGTCGAGCCCCTGGCGGTCATCGGCCCGGACGTCGAGATCGGGAGCGGCACGGTGATCGGCGCCGGCGCGGTCATCGGCCCCGGCGTCAAGATCGGCCGGGACTGCAATGTCGGCGCCCGCACGGCCATCCAATGCGCCCTGATCGGCAACGACGTGCTGATCCATCCCGGCTGCTCGATCGGCCAGGACGGCTACGGATTCATCTTCTTCGGCCCCGAGGGGCATCTGAAGGTCCCCCAGACCGGCCGCGTGCTGATCCAGAACAATGTGGAGGTCGGCGCCGGCACCACCATCGACCGCGGCTCCCTGCGCGACACCGTGATCGGGGAAGGCACCAAAATCGACAATCAGGTCCAGATCGGCCACAATGTGACGATCGGCCGGAATTGCCTGCTGGCGGCTCAGATCGGCCTCGCGGGCAGCCTGACGATCGGCGACAACGTGGCGCTGGGAGCAAAGGTTGGCATCAACAATCACCTCAAGATCGGTGATGGCGCCCAGGTTACCGCGATGAGCGGGGTCAAGGACGACATCCCGCCGAATGGCCGTTGGGGTGGCCTCTTTGCCAAGCCGACCAAGCAATGGTTCAAGGAGATCATCGCGGTGGAGCGCCTGGTGCGCGACAGCAAGGCCGATCCGAAGGACGAGGGACGGGAATGA
- the bamA gene encoding outer membrane protein assembly factor BamA: MKFGLRLRGGLIATLILFGAPVVAPVGAVFVSSSALAQTVQSISVEGNRRVEVETIRSYFKPGPGGRLDQAAIDDGLKALIETGLFQDVRINRGSGGQLIVSVVENPVIGRIAFEGNKKIKDEQLTAEVQSKARGTFSRAMVQSDTLRIAEIYRRSGRYDVRVTPEIIEQPNNRVDLIFTVEEGVKTGVRSIEFVGNNAFSSYRLRDVIKTRETNLLSFLGSGDVYDPDRVEADRDLIRRFYLKNGFADVQVVAALTEYDPEKKGFNVTFKIEEGQQYRVGSVDFRTSIPNFDPSSMRGYSRINVGSLYNVELVEKSVEEMQIEASRRGYAFAVVRPGGDRNFEAHTVSVVFNVDEGPRTYIERINLRGNTRTRDYVIRREFDISEGDAYNRALVDRAERRLKNLDYFKTVKITTEPGSSSDRVILIVDMEEKSTGDFSVSGGYSTTDGALAEVSISERNLLGRGLFAKASVTYGQYARGYSLSFVEPYLLDYRVALGLDLYQREQKSNSYISYGTRTLGFSPRLGFSLREDLSLQVRYSIYRQEITLPSYLANCNNDPLSSAFNPSPAYSAATGTPLAASTNGLGCYNDGEASLPVRKELANGKTLTSALGYTLTYNTLDNNKNPTDGLLVDFRQDFAGVGGDVSYLKSVVDAKYYTPLVSDIVGLVRLQGGMLNKIGNDLRMLDHFQMGPNLVRGFAPNGIGPRDLNPFGTQDALGGTKYWGASLELQMPFWFLPKEVGLKGAVYADAGGLYDYKGPTSWTATNEVNVPGCIPSTINPNSTGTCTGLVYDDSKVVRSSVGVGVIWQSPFGPLRFDYAVPLSKGKYDRTQEFRFGGGTTF; this comes from the coding sequence ATGAAGTTTGGACTGCGACTCCGGGGGGGCTTGATCGCGACCCTGATCTTGTTCGGCGCGCCGGTGGTTGCCCCGGTTGGGGCTGTTTTCGTGTCTTCGTCTGCGCTCGCTCAGACCGTTCAGTCGATTTCCGTCGAAGGGAATCGCCGCGTCGAGGTGGAGACGATCCGCTCCTATTTCAAGCCGGGCCCGGGCGGCCGGCTGGATCAGGCCGCCATCGACGACGGCCTCAAGGCGTTGATCGAGACCGGCCTGTTCCAGGACGTCAGGATCAACCGCGGTTCCGGCGGCCAGCTGATCGTCTCCGTGGTGGAAAACCCGGTGATCGGCCGCATCGCCTTCGAGGGCAACAAGAAGATCAAGGACGAGCAGCTCACCGCTGAAGTCCAGTCCAAGGCACGCGGCACCTTCTCCCGCGCCATGGTGCAGTCGGACACGCTCCGAATCGCCGAAATCTATCGCCGCTCCGGCCGCTACGACGTGCGCGTCACGCCCGAGATCATCGAGCAGCCGAACAATCGCGTCGACCTGATCTTCACGGTCGAGGAGGGCGTCAAGACCGGCGTCCGGTCGATCGAGTTCGTCGGCAACAATGCCTTCTCGTCCTACCGCCTTCGCGACGTGATCAAGACGCGCGAAACGAATCTGCTGAGCTTTCTCGGCAGCGGTGACGTCTACGATCCCGATCGCGTCGAAGCCGATCGCGATCTGATCCGCCGATTCTATCTCAAGAACGGCTTCGCCGACGTGCAGGTCGTCGCGGCGCTCACCGAGTACGATCCGGAGAAGAAGGGCTTCAACGTCACCTTCAAGATCGAGGAAGGTCAGCAATACCGCGTCGGCTCGGTCGATTTCCGCACCAGCATTCCGAACTTCGATCCGAGCTCGATGCGCGGCTATTCGCGCATCAATGTCGGCTCGCTCTACAACGTCGAATTGGTCGAGAAGTCGGTCGAGGAGATGCAGATCGAGGCCTCCCGGCGCGGCTATGCCTTCGCCGTGGTCCGGCCCGGCGGCGACCGCAACTTCGAAGCGCACACCGTGTCCGTCGTGTTCAACGTCGACGAGGGCCCGCGCACCTATATCGAGCGCATCAACCTGCGCGGCAACACCCGCACGCGCGACTACGTGATCCGCCGCGAGTTCGACATCTCGGAAGGCGACGCCTACAACCGCGCGCTGGTCGACCGTGCCGAGCGGCGCCTGAAGAACCTCGACTATTTCAAGACCGTGAAGATCACGACCGAGCCGGGCTCGTCCAGCGACCGCGTCATCCTGATCGTCGACATGGAAGAGAAATCGACCGGCGACTTCTCGGTCTCGGGCGGTTACTCAACCACCGACGGCGCGCTGGCCGAAGTCTCGATCTCGGAGCGCAACCTGCTCGGTCGCGGCCTGTTCGCCAAGGCGTCGGTGACCTATGGCCAGTATGCCCGCGGCTACTCGCTGTCGTTCGTCGAGCCGTATCTGCTCGACTACCGCGTCGCGCTCGGCCTCGACCTCTATCAGCGTGAGCAGAAGTCCAACAGCTACATCTCTTACGGCACCAGGACGCTCGGCTTCTCGCCGCGACTCGGCTTCTCCTTGCGTGAAGATCTCTCGCTCCAGGTGCGCTACTCGATCTATCGGCAAGAGATCACGCTGCCGAGCTACTTGGCCAACTGTAACAACGACCCGCTGTCATCGGCATTCAACCCCAGTCCGGCCTACTCGGCGGCGACGGGTACGCCCTTGGCTGCATCCACCAACGGCCTCGGCTGCTACAACGATGGCGAAGCCTCGCTGCCGGTCCGCAAGGAGCTGGCCAACGGCAAGACTCTGACCTCGGCGCTCGGCTACACGCTGACCTACAACACGCTGGACAACAACAAGAACCCGACCGATGGTCTGCTCGTCGACTTCCGGCAGGACTTCGCCGGCGTCGGCGGCGACGTTTCCTATCTGAAGTCGGTGGTCGACGCGAAGTACTACACGCCGCTCGTCTCCGACATCGTCGGCCTCGTCCGCCTGCAAGGCGGCATGCTGAACAAGATCGGCAACGATCTGCGCATGCTCGACCACTTCCAGATGGGCCCGAACCTCGTTCGTGGCTTTGCCCCGAACGGCATCGGTCCGCGCGACTTGAACCCCTTCGGCACGCAGGATGCGCTCGGCGGCACCAAGTATTGGGGTGCTTCGCTCGAATTGCAGATGCCGTTCTGGTTCCTGCCCAAGGAAGTGGGTCTGAAGGGCGCGGTCTATGCCGACGCCGGCGGCCTCTACGACTACAAGGGACCGACGAGCTGGACCGCCACCAACGAGGTCAACGTGCCGGGCTGTATCCCGTCGACCATCAATCCGAACAGCACCGGGACCTGCACCGGTCTCGTATATGACGACAGCAAGGTCGTTCGCTCGTCGGTCGGTGTCGGCGTGATCTGGCAGTCGCCGTTCGGACCGCTGCGCTTCGACTACGCCGTGCCGCTCAGCAAGGGCAAGTACGACCGCACGCAGGAGTTCCGGTTCGGCGGCGGCACCACTTTCTAG
- the rseP gene encoding RIP metalloprotease RseP: protein MIDFFVHSFNTLSHGLLGYAVPFLFVLTIVVFFHELGHFLVARWAGVRVLTFSLGFGPELVGFNDRHGTRWKISAIPLGGYVKFFGDESEASTPSAQTLAAMTAEERAGSFHHKKVGPRAAIVAAGPIANFILGALIFAGMALYYGKPSTIARVDGVVADGAAAAAGFKVGDVVVQIDGKPIESFADMQRIVAMNAGSALTFQVKRDGAIVSLTATPALLERKDPFGNSHRLGVLGVEHKSQAGEASTTPVGVGEALKIGVEQVWFIITSTFKFLGSLFVGQGNPNEVSGVLGIAKMSGQAASAGFQFVINLCAVLSVSIGLLNLFPIPLLDGGHLMFYAAEVVRGRPLSERTQEMGFRIGLGLVLMLMVFATYNDILRMAAS, encoded by the coding sequence ATGATCGACTTTTTCGTCCATAGTTTCAATACGTTGAGCCATGGGCTCCTCGGCTACGCGGTTCCCTTCCTGTTCGTCCTGACCATCGTCGTGTTCTTCCACGAGCTCGGCCATTTCCTGGTCGCGCGCTGGGCCGGCGTGCGCGTGTTAACCTTTTCGCTCGGCTTTGGCCCCGAGCTGGTCGGCTTCAACGACCGCCATGGCACCCGCTGGAAGATTTCGGCGATCCCGCTCGGCGGCTACGTCAAGTTCTTCGGCGACGAGAGCGAGGCCTCGACCCCGTCGGCCCAGACGCTGGCGGCCATGACGGCCGAGGAGCGCGCCGGCAGCTTCCACCACAAGAAGGTCGGCCCCCGCGCGGCGATCGTGGCGGCCGGGCCGATCGCCAATTTCATCCTGGGCGCGCTGATCTTCGCCGGAATGGCCCTCTATTACGGCAAGCCGAGCACGATCGCCCGGGTCGACGGTGTCGTCGCCGACGGCGCGGCGGCTGCGGCCGGCTTCAAGGTCGGCGACGTCGTCGTCCAGATTGACGGCAAGCCGATCGAGAGCTTTGCCGACATGCAGCGAATCGTTGCGATGAACGCCGGTTCGGCGCTTACCTTCCAGGTGAAGCGCGACGGTGCCATCGTCTCGCTGACCGCGACTCCGGCGCTGCTGGAGCGCAAGGACCCGTTCGGCAACAGCCACCGTCTCGGCGTTCTCGGCGTCGAGCACAAGTCGCAGGCCGGGGAGGCCTCGACCACCCCGGTCGGCGTCGGTGAAGCGCTCAAGATCGGCGTCGAGCAGGTCTGGTTCATCATCACCAGCACCTTCAAGTTCCTGGGCTCCCTCTTCGTCGGCCAGGGCAATCCGAACGAGGTCAGCGGAGTCCTGGGAATCGCGAAAATGTCGGGGCAGGCGGCCAGCGCCGGGTTCCAGTTCGTGATCAATCTCTGCGCGGTGCTGTCGGTCTCGATCGGCCTTTTGAACCTGTTCCCGATCCCGCTGCTCGATGGCGGCCACCTGATGTTCTATGCGGCCGAGGTGGTTCGGGGTCGGCCCCTGTCCGAGCGGACCCAGGAAATGGGGTTCCGAATCGGCCTTGGCCTCGTGCTGATGTTGATGGTGTTCGCGACCTACAACGACATCCTGCGGATGGCGGCCTCCTGA